In Aphelocoma coerulescens isolate FSJ_1873_10779 chromosome 13, UR_Acoe_1.0, whole genome shotgun sequence, the following are encoded in one genomic region:
- the SRA1 gene encoding steroid receptor RNA activator 1, with amino-acid sequence MAESYVKPGNQERGWNDPPQFSYGLQAQAGGSRRTPLTRRAAPPPAGALPGAPPDPPSAPADPAAPPPRALGPPPQGAVGAAPRAEGRPSAACPEQEECSVSADTVLAPLRAALDACRATVQKQVCNDIGRRLTVLEDAWAQGKLSAPVRKRMSLLVQELQQQHWDAADEIHRSLMVDHVNEVSQWMVGVKRLIAETRDLPTGETTDGSADTEPTAEPATETATEPGQEEP; translated from the exons ATGGCGGAGTCCTACGTGAAGCCGG GGAACCAGGAGCGCGGCTGGAACGACCCCCCCCAGTTCTCGTACGGGCTGCAGGCGCAAGCCGGGGGCTCCCGCCGGACCCCGCTCACCCGCCGGGCTGCCCCCCCGCCTGCGGGGGCACTCCCAG GTGCCCCCCCGGACCCGCCCAGTGCACCCGCCGACCCCGCAGCGCCGCCCCCCCGGGCTCTGGGGCCGCCCCCGCAGGGTGCTGTCGGCGCTGCCCCGCGGGCCGAGGGCCGGCCGAGCGCGGCGTGCCCGGAGCAGGAGGAGTGCAGCGTGTCCGCCGACACCGTCCTCGCCCCGCTGCGGGCAGCCCTGGACGCCTGCCGGGCCACGGTGCAG AAACAAGTGTGCAATGACATCGGGCGGCGGCTGACAGTGCTGGAGGACGCATGGGCTCAGGGGAAGCTGTCGGCACCagtgaggaagaggatgagcCTCCTGGTGCAAG agcttcagcagcagcactgggatgcAGCTGATGAGATCCACCGCTCGCTTATGGTGGACCACGTGAACGAGGTGAGCCAGTGGATGGTGGGCGTCAAACGCCTCATCGCTGAGACGCGGGACCTGCCCACCGGAGAGACAACGGACGGCAGCGCTGACACCGAGCCCACAGCTGAGCCCGCAACCGAGACTGCGACCGAGCCGGGGCAGgaggagccctga